One stretch of Pongo abelii isolate AG06213 chromosome Y, NHGRI_mPonAbe1-v2.0_pri, whole genome shotgun sequence DNA includes these proteins:
- the LOC129053463 gene encoding testis-specific Y-encoded protein 8-like: MEAVQEGAPVAQSEDAALAEEAVLVLDDIIAEVQVVAQEEADVKRLEEDQRAQPGPGPMTPESTLEELLAIQVELEPVDARVIQAFSQQRGKTERRRKPHLDRRGSFIQSIPGFLASVFANHPQMSALITDQEEDMLSYMINLELKEAKHSVHLCKIMLFFRSKPYFQNKVITKEYLMNLTEYRASHSTPIQWYVDYDVEAYHCRHHNSSLNFFNWFSDHNFAGSNRIAESSDRSYVRACGAVPCNTT, from the exons ATGGAGGCTGTACAGGAGGGGGCTCCCGTGGCGCAGAGCGAGGACGCAGCCTTGGCGGAGGAGGCGGTGCTGGTGTTGGATGACATAATCGCGGAGGTGCAGGTGGTGGCCCAGGAGGAGGCCGACGTGAAGCGGCTGGAGGAAGACCAGCGggcacagcctggccctgggccCATGACTCCAGAGTCGACACTGGAGGAACTGCTGGCCATTCAGGTGGAGCTAGAGCCGGTTGATGCCCGAGTCATACAGGCCTTTTCTCAGCAGAGGGGAAAGACAGAGCGGAGGCGCAAGCCCCACCTGGACCGCAGAGGCTCATTCATTCAGAGCATCCCTGGCTTCTTGGCCAGTGTT TTTGCAAACCACCCCCAGATGTCAGCCCTGATTACTGACCAAGAAGAAGACATGCTGAGCTACATGATCAACTTGGAG CTGAAAGAAGCCAAGCATTCCGTTCATCTCTGCAAGATCATGTTGTTCTTTCGGAGTAAGCCCTACTTCCAGAATAAAGTGATTACCAAGGAATATCTCATGAACCTCACAG AATACAGGgcttctcattccactccaattcagtgGTATGTGGATTATGATGTTGAGGCCTATCACTGCAGACACCACAACAGCAGCCTTAACTTCTTCAACTGGTTTTCTGACCACAACTTCGCAGGATCTAATAGGATTGCTGAG TCCTCTGATAGATCCTATGTAAGGGCCTGTGGTGCAGTCCCCTGCAATACTACGTGA